ccaaataaaaccaaaagaaaataattgttttttgggTCAAGTCTCAGAGCTTAGATTGATCTTAGAATTTCACGAGCCTAATATGCACACGATAATCACCTGAGATCCCCAGTTGTATTGACCACTACACGGACAGCAGCCTTTGCATATTTAATTCTGCATTTTACTCAAACagcttttcttttgtaaattctCCAGTGAGCTCGAACCAGAGCCATGGGGAGTACCCAGACTGCAGAAGTGAGCATGAGTCTGGGGGTGAGGCGTCTCTCTTGGTGTCTCCACTGGTGGTGGCGGGCATTGTCATAGGCTTGGTGCTCTTTCTCTCCTGCGTCACCATCATTGTGGGCAGCCTGCGCAAAGACAGCCGCTTGAGGAACCCGAACCTGAGAGCCAGTTACGGTCTGTATTCACGAAAGTTGCATTTCAAATTGAAACTTGTATTTTGGATGTAAATCGAGGTTTAAATATGTCAGTACGTcagtatgtacagtaatccctcagttATTGCGTtttcacttattgcgaattcactactttgcgctTTTTTTCCGCtcttaattataattttattttacgtTTAGAAAAATGTGATGctaaaactcgtaagcagaagccactcttgctactaggacccagcactgaagaaaaaaacttatAATAGGGGTTACCCTACTTCGCtaattttcaattatcgcggccatgtctggtctacattaaccgggatatttcgagggattactgtacatactgTGGTAGTTAACGAGAGCTGAATGTTTGCCGTATACAATACAGAAGTGTATTTTGTGTTGACACATGGAAATAACCAGTGTTTTTGCCAGTGTATTTAttaaggataaaaaaaacattaagtcaaaagaagggggaaaaaccAGGCTTCTGAAAAAGGAAGACTAACTAGCATCTAATTGCATTAGTGAACCTTTCCAGACACTTtgttttaactcatttgttCAAACTGTAGCTCTGGTATCATTTCAAGGTCATTTGTTTTAGGTTTAGTAGCAAATTTAAGACCCTTAAGGAGGTTTGCAGACttaaaccaaaaataaataaaatattgtaaCCCTGACCTAAAACCTCCCTCAAAATCCAATGCCGTCTTGAAATCCTACCTTTCAAACCTGACCTCATATTGAAAGCTTTAATTATTATTGCAGGTCCAGATGGTTACTCCTTTGGCGGTTCTGTGGGAGAACTGAGGTCAAGCTGCTTCGAAGACTTTCCACCCGGTTTGGACTTTGACTCTTACAGTCTGTCACAAGTCGGCCACCTGTACCCTGACTCACCACCACGGTTAGCAGCGTTCTCTCAGATTTCTTCTGACATATTTTTGTACGCTGCTCCTTCTGCCATTTCCATTAACTATCAATGTATGCTTCTTCACTGACTGGCTGACTGACCTCCTTTGTGCGTGTTCATTTATGAGAATGTGATCCTTCTGCTCTTGCTGCCCTTTGGACGCGTCTGTGCAGCTCTAAAAAGGCCACGTCATGGTGTGTTTGAGCTAAATGTCAACTGGTTTAATTGGCAACTTTAATAATTCAAATACACCATTCAACCTGCTGTGCGGGGATTTGTGTGTGAAGTCCAAAAGGGGATGAAGGATGTGAATAAAGCAACAGGAAAGGAAACAGAGGGAAGCAGATGGAATAGAAAGGAAATGGAGGAGTCACTGAACAGGAACTATATGCtgcatgtatttgtgtgtgtgtgtgtgtgtgtgtgtgtgtgtgtgtgtgtgtgtgtgtgtatgtttgtgccACAGATGGTTGACAGAAACAGCTCACCTACTGAGAAAGTCAATGTTACACTTCTGACACACACGCCATATGTTGAATGGTAAAGTCACATCCAAAATGGCAACAAAGGCACGCCTCCCGTCGTTATACAGTAATACATGTATACAACGATCCCTCATTTTCGCAGTTAAAGGAAACTAGAACCCTTCCCCTCGAAAAGCGAAAAACCTTCAAGTAGGATTTGCCctaatcccccagaaaaaatataatcaaataaaaaagattgacagtatatgtacatgtattaaTACACTTTCCAGCTTAAGGTGCAGTGTttcttccacctgactttggtgcgggcagtctgtgATTCTTGATTCCCACTCAGGGTGTAACTGTGAAAGTGCGTGGTCTTCTGTTTcattgattggctggcaaccaattcaggctgtctccCACCTCctgcctgtggttggctgggatagactccagcaccccctgtgacccttgtgagaataagcagtatggaagatgaatgaatgagtaataCACTCTGCTTTACCTTACACTGCACAGTGTAGTATGTAaagatttcattcattttatgtatcGCTTATCCTCTCAAGCGTGCCTTGTTTACACTTTATTATGTATAAAATAGTGATCCCAATTTCTTTCATACTACGGGACGTAGCAAACTGACTGTTGCATTTCACATGCTTTATCATGAGCCGCCTcgtagtgtagaggttcactcacctgacgccagtgcgggcaggcgcgggcccaattcccgctggtggtggtatgattgggggtgcggatggttgtttgtctctcagtgtaccctacggctgactggcgaccagtctagggggtagtctgcctttcgcctgaagacagctgggttaggctccaggaaCCCCCGCAACACTTTCGAGGATAGGCGGTATGATGTATGAATGTctgtatgtatgaatgaattaacGAATGTTTTATCATTACTTCGACATGCAGTTATTCCTAACAACGTGTGGGGTTTgcctgtacagtcatacctctacttacgaatgcctctaggtacaaaattttcaggttacgaaagcggttttatatgaaaaaaatccaagtcacgaaatcccccaaaaagtaaacgcATTCCCTTAaccgttattttatttcaataggattttttatggtttatttgcactcatctcatctcattttctgaaccactttatcctcactagggtcgcggggggtgctggagcctatcccagctgacttcgggccagaggcaggggacaccctgaatcggtggccagccgatcgcagggcacaaggagacagacaaccatgcacactcacacccgcacctaagggcaatttagagtgtccaatcagcctaccatgcatgtttttggaatgtgggaggaaaccggagtagccggagtaaacccacgcaggcccgggagaacatgcaaactccacacaggtggacgtgacctggatttgaacccagagctgtgaggctgacgcgctaaccactcgcgccaccggtcCGCTCTGGTTTATTTGCTACCGAGCACAAAGACGACTACACCAAGTAAACAGACACAGTTGTGTCGCTCGGTCAAAAAATTCCATTCGCACTTCACGAAAGTGCCTTCCTTCCAGTGTGGGTGTGTGGTCACTCGGGGTAATCCGAGTCGACACTGCTGGGATTTGAAGCATTACGCCACAATGGATAAGAAACCCCCTAGCAAATTTGCACCTCAACCTATATACATCACCATCTTTCAAAacacattaaaagaaaaaaatcctgtcaAGCTTGTTgcctcaactttttttttcagggttatAACACCTTAGATCAGGTGTCTCAAATCaatcctcaaagggccgcagcaTGGCAGCATTGGAtctgttggaacaaagaccaatACCCACTGCGGTCggttgcggaatcggtttgagaccccgaCTTTAGACCAATCATGTTCTGCAGACCACATTCTAAAGGCATTTGCTTGGTCTCCGACTAGCTGACAAGTTAGACTATTTTCTGACAAGAAAACTCGCACTAATTTTGcacaaaatgcctttttttctatcaTCTCCACAGCTACGATGAATGTGTGGGCCCAGGTTGCACTCATATTTACACACCCACAGATGACCCCCCACCTTACTCGCTGTGGGACCCTTGTCTGGACGACACAGAGGGAGCAGAGGAAAGTCCCGGCACAGCCAGTGCCGCTTTGCCGCCCTTGGAGCATCAACATGTCACATCCATCTCTTTCCCTTCGGAGGCAGCGCCACCTTACGAGGCGGTGGTGGGCGAACAGGGGCAGCCCCTCCCTCTTGTACCGTGTGACCTTACGAAGCACCAATCTGATAGGGACGTCGAAAGCAATAGGAGACAGTCGGCCATTAGCCAGAACTCATAGGACAAGTCTTTCTGAGAGACTTACACCAAACGTAAACCCTTTGTGGACTAAAACTCAACACAGAGAGAACACTTTTCTTCAGGAAGTTTATGGACTCAACAAACTCTCCCTATGGAACTTGGATGGGACCCTAAGACTCTCCGCCATGTTACGGTAACACCACCGTGCGGTTCTAATTTTGCCTggactattgaaaaataagaGAAATCCTTTTTAAGTTGAAGCTATTATACAAGCACATAGAGTACAGCACTCTTTTTGTCACTAATACCATGGCTGAACCTCATTCAAAATCAACATATTGTGGTGTTTTGAAAACTGTCAGACTACGGACCATGATTTCAACCATCTGAGACATAAAATGCACAATCATCCAAAGAAACGATGATTGTTGTAAAAAAGGGCCAACAGAGAGAAGCAACAGGGTTGAAACTATTAGTAATGCCAACTCGATTCTTATGCTACAAGGAAGAATTTTTATGATTAGCAATTTTATTTCTAAAGTCACCTACGATGAAATTTCCActaatttaaaattttatttttgcagtatTCTTTAACTTCagggcaaaaataaataataataatattgcatTTGGCTGTACCCAGCCTACTGCCTATTGTTGGTTGGGATTCATGTGAGGATGAATGGCTCATAAAattattgaataataataataatgtattttttttccactatcagaaaaaaacagcaaaaagtgAGTTGGAAGTTGACTTGCTTTTTAAATATCTTGTTGTTCAATTGGaggaatatacagtggtacctctacttacaaaattaactgGTTCTAAAacttgtttcataacttggatttttcgtaagtagaacagTACTTTTTAGGTAAATTCCCAAATTCGTTCCACATTCCtcaaactaccaactaaaccctttaaaaatgatcaaagtgccCCAATTTTGAAAGATGAGAAAAACTAAAATAGCAGAAAgtgatttcaaattgtattaaaatgaataacaatcaTCAAAACACATTTCCTATTCATGCAGGTGCATAAGAGCAAGGAGGAAGCTAAAgttagcacacaaacacataaacacatgtaaaccatttcaaatcatgaattaaaaacaatttaatattGAATAGAACTCCAAATGAGCAAGTCTGTCCATCTCGTCATTCAATacagagaggccatgccaaggagtcgtcgattttaatgcttccttctgcttcaatattgTAGCAATGGTAGTGGATTACAGCCATATTGGCTTGCAATATCAATCATGGATGGATAAGAAGGCCCATATCTTGATTTCATTTGCCCCAATTttttccagttcttttaaataaagaacaaagttgGTTTAACCAGACTCgaagaattaaaaaacaaaataaataaaaaactgttAGACGACAAACGGCAgtcaaaagagagttgttgAATTCCATaggatttaattattttattgtcattatacaagtataatgagatttaaagctttcaccactcAGTGCACAAGAAACTGACAAACAAATCATCAGTAAATAagaaacaaataagtagtccaagtgagatcagcagagcggagcggtcTCTTTCCATCTGAAGTCCGgaatgagttccatggttttggcgCCAAGTTGTTGTTAGACGGCCAATGGAGCACTCCAGCGGAGTGTGAGGAGGTTGTCAAACAGAACACAACGCTCCtgcgccaatttcaaaataaagtaacaaattcaggaaatgtatttacactttggtggatttcgtaacttggatctagTTTTCAACAAGATTTGCTCAATTTTCTTCAACAAAACATGGCTCTTGTACTTTATTTGTTTAATcttgtgtaatttttttattcatggagTTTTTTTATGCTTTGAATGGTTAATTGCCAAATTAAACCACAAATATTCTTAATCTTTACATTGATATCAGCCTTTTAAAATAGACTGAGTTTAAGTTTAACTTTTGAAAAGTGAGGTTAAGGACGCTGGAATAGGTCACCTGAAATATCAAGCCATATTGTCTTGTCTAATGGTGGACAGAAATAGGTGCATTTTGATGAGTTTTTAAGATACTAACCTTAGTAtttatatcattattatttcatgAAAATGAGACTCATGAGTACTCTTCTATTAACTGAATTTATACATagattattttattacttttaatATATTGTTAGGTTTTGAACCCTGATCCATCGTAATTGACTGGCTCCATCTAGAGTTGACACTGAGAAGTGCAATAAAAAGTAGGCTGAACATAAGCTTCTTCTGCGGACCATATTCaaaattttcataatttgctgcaGCCAATAAAAATGGGCTGGAGGCCAACAGTTGGCAGGTTGGCtgcagtttggacacccccaaTTTAgattaagtacagtggtacctcaagatacgatcttaattcattccgggactgagctcgtacattctcgtaactcgaacgaacgtttcctattgaaatgaactaaaaaccaattaatttgttccaaccctctgaaaaacaccaaaaacaggatattgattggaaaaaatgttctaacgaccacttgccaaggagaactaatatatactcctcgtattagcaatcgctccACCATTCACCagtgacggggaaaaaaacactgaaaaaaatccaacgcgccacccagtgctcgtagatgtctgttatacacgaaagagatgcggcaaaaagatAGTacactaaaatcataaacagcctctcatgtcttgcccacctggctttctcgcatctcgaaatttgtgTCGTATCTAAAGgtaatttgctcaaaattgtactcgtatctcgaattgcttgtatgtcggggtgttcgtatgtcgaggtaccactgtagtgctTTTGTGAGTGACAGTTAAGGATTTTCACTTTTAATAAGGCCCCTTGCCATTGGCATTTAATAATAACATTATGCGATTTGGTTGGCAACACAGGCAATCAATAGTGACTAAACCATGCTCAGAACTAGAAGgcacatacagtaatccctcgaatatcgcggttaatgtagaccagacatggaagcgataatgaaaaaaatgcgaagtagggtcacccctattataactgcCCTTTTTTCCAGTGCCGAGTCTTAGTAGCAAGAGCGACTTcaacttacgagtttcagcgtgg
Above is a window of Stigmatopora argus isolate UIUO_Sarg chromosome 11, RoL_Sarg_1.0, whole genome shotgun sequence DNA encoding:
- the bean1 gene encoding protein BEAN1 produces the protein MLMKLICSVSSNQSHGEYPDCRSEHESGGEASLLVSPLVVAGIVIGLVLFLSCVTIIVGSLRKDSRLRNPNLRASYGPDGYSFGGSVGELRSSCFEDFPPGLDFDSYSLSQVGHLYPDSPPRYDECVGPGCTHIYTPTDDPPPYSLWDPCLDDTEGAEESPGTASAALPPLEHQHVTSISFPSEAAPPYEAVVGEQGQPLPLVPCDLTKHQSDRDVESNRRQSAISQNS